The following proteins come from a genomic window of Sesamum indicum cultivar Zhongzhi No. 13 linkage group LG10, S_indicum_v1.0, whole genome shotgun sequence:
- the LOC105172355 gene encoding hydroquinone glucosyltransferase-like has product MEATQRSQPPHNIALLPPPIFLGHLIPFIELAKKLVFHHNCTITLIILDDGSSMKSQKSLLQGLPTTINTVFLPPASTDDLPENARVELLVSVRLTRSFPALRDTLTSLKQLGTPATALVVDLFAIDAIDIAKQFEIPAYLFHVIATNELSLSVLMPKLDESCTSEYRDMEEPITLPGSIVLSPEDLPDSMKERNSEVHKWALDWCNKFLEADGVMVNSFLELELEAFKDLEQRRPDVPPVYPVGPLIRTGTEAESDRGSECVKWLNDQPPKSVLFVSFGSGGTLSVEQFNELALGLEMSGHRFLWVVRTPQENIADAYLNSQSIVKDPLDFLPDGFLERTKGRGLVVASWAPQIQVLSHRSTGGFVTHCGWNSILESAVFGVPMIAWPLCFEHRMNAVFLTDGLKGAIRVKENENGVVGREQIAQLMKRLMQGEEGKQIRNRMNDVKIAAGNALSQEGSSTQALAHVVQQWINWK; this is encoded by the coding sequence ATGGAAGCTACACAAAGATCCCAACCACCACACAACATAGCCTTGCTACCTCCTCCAATCTTTTTAGGCCACCTAATCCCATTCATCGAGCTTGCCAAGAAACTTGTTTTCCACCATAACTGCACTATCACACTCATCATCCTAGATGATGGTTCTTCCATGAAATCTCAGAAGTCCCTTCTTCAGGGTCTGCCCACCACAATTAACACCGTGTTTCTCCCACCGGCGTCGACAGACGATCTTCCGGAGAACGCAAGAGTCGAGTTGCTGGTGTCCGTCCGCCTGACGCGATCATTTCCCGCACTCCGTGACACGTTGACTTCGCTCAAGCAGTTGGGAACTCCAGCTACTGCTCTTGTGGTGGATCTTTTTGCTATTGATGCCATTGATATAGCAAAGCAATTTGAAATCCCAGCTTACCTTTTCCATGTGATAGCAACCAATGAATTGTCACTCTCGGTACTGATGCCGAAGCTTGATGAATCTTGCACTTCGGAATACAGAGACATGGAGGAGCCAATCACGTTGCCAGGTTCCATTGTATTGAGCCCGGAAGATCTACCGGATTCAATGAAAGAAAGGAACAGTGAAGTGCATAAATGGGCTCTGGATTGGTGCAACAAGTTCCTGGAAGCCGACGGCGTTATGGTGAATAGCTTTCTTGAATTGGAACTAGAAGCATTCAAGGATTTAGAACAACGCCGTCCGGATGTTCCCCCCGTTTATCCAGTCGGTCCCCTGATCCGGACGGGCACGGAAGCCGAATCCGATCGAGGATCTGAGTGTGTGAAATGGCTGAATGATCAGCCACCTAAATCAGTGCTTTTTGTTTCCTTCGGCAGCGGAGGGACCTTATCAGTGGAGCAGTTCAACGAACTAGCTTTGGGGCTTGAAATGAGTGGGCACAGGTTTCTTTGGGTGGTGAGAACCCCGCAAGAAAACATTGCCGACGCATATTTGAACAGTCAAAGCATTGTGAAGGATCCATTGGATTTTCTACCAGACGGGTTCTTGGAAAGGACTAAAGGGAGAGGACTAGTGGTGGCCTCATGGGCTCCTCAAATTCAAGTGCTGAGCCACAGGTCAACAGGCGGGTTCGTGACGCACTGTGGGTGGAACTCTATACTGGAAAGCGCAGTGTTTGGTGTGCCGATGATCGCATGGCCGCTCTGCTTCGAGCACAGGATGAATGCAGTGTTCTTGACGGATGGTTTGAAGGGTGCAATAAGAGTAAAAGAGAATGAAAATGGGGTTGTGGGGAGAGAGCAGATCGCACAACTGATGAAACGACTGATGCAAGGGGAAGAAGGTAAGCAGATTCGAAACAGGATGAATGATGTTAAGATTGCTGCTGGAAATGCTTTGAGCCAAGAGGGATCTTCTACCCAAGCACTCGCTCATGTTGTCCAACAATGGATCAACTGGAAGTAA